One region of Alosa sapidissima isolate fAloSap1 chromosome 1, fAloSap1.pri, whole genome shotgun sequence genomic DNA includes:
- the hadh gene encoding hydroxyacyl-coenzyme A dehydrogenase, mitochondrial isoform X1, which yields MAFVTHQIIRTITSSSARNAAIKHVTIIGGGQMGAGIAQVAASTGHTVVLVDTAEDILKKSAKGIEGSLKRVVKKKFADKPEAGEEFIQKVMKNVSTSTDANSTVQNTDLVIEAIVENLKIKQGLFGALDKAAPQHTIFASNTSSLPITDIASSTARLDRFGGLHFFNPVPMMKLVEVIRTESTSQESYDALMAFSKALGKHPVTCKDTPGFIVNRLLVPYMMEAIRLYERGHGSKEDIDVAMKLGAGYPMGPFELLDYVGLDTAKFIIDGWCAMEPDNPLFSPSPMLNKLVAEGKFGKKTGEGFYKYK from the exons ATGGCTTTCGTTACCCACCAAATAATCAGGACGATAACATCATCTTCGGCCCGAAATGCAGCAATAAAACACGTAACTATTATTGGAGGTGGACAAATGGGCGCAGGTATTGCACAG GTGGCAGCTTCAACGGGTCATACAGTTGTGTTGGTGGATACAGCTGAGGACATCTTGAAGAAATCTGCTAAAGGAATTGAGGGCAGTCTGAAAAGAGTGGTCAAGAAGAAGTTTGCAGATAAGCCAGAG GCTGGGGAGGAGTTCATTCAGAAGGTTATGAAGAATGTGTCAACATCAACAGATGCAAACTCAACCGTCCAGAACACTGACCTGGTCATAGAGGCCATTGTGGAGAACCTGAAAATCAAGCAGGGTCTCTTTGGTGCTCTGGATAAAGCAGCCCCCCA acacacaatctTTGCTAGCAACACATCCTCTCTTCCCATCACGGATATTGCAAGCTCAACGGCAAGGCTGGATCGATTTGGAGGCCTTCACTTCTTCAACCCTGTGCCTATGATGAAACTTGTGGAG GTAATCAGAACTGAGTCAACAAGTCAGGAAAGCTATGATGCTCTGATGGCTTTCAGCAAAGCACTTGGCAAGCATCCTGTGACATGCAAA GACACCCCAGGATTCATTGTTAACCGCCTGCTAGTGCCCTACATGATGGAAGCTATCCGACTGTATGAGAGAG GTCACGGATCAAAAGAGGACATAGATGTTGCCATGAAACTGGGTGCTGGCTATCCTATGGGACCTTTTGAGTTGCTTGACTATGTGGGTCTGGACACTGCAAAGTTCATCATTGACG GTTGGTGTGCAATGGAACCAGACAACCCCCTCTTTTCCCCAAGCCCCATGTTAAACAAATTGGTGGCTGAGGGCAAGTTTGGCAAGAAGACTGGAGAGGGATTCTACAAGTATAAGTAA
- the hadh gene encoding hydroxyacyl-coenzyme A dehydrogenase, mitochondrial isoform X2, translating into MSLNELKVAASTGHTVVLVDTAEDILKKSAKGIEGSLKRVVKKKFADKPEAGEEFIQKVMKNVSTSTDANSTVQNTDLVIEAIVENLKIKQGLFGALDKAAPQHTIFASNTSSLPITDIASSTARLDRFGGLHFFNPVPMMKLVEVIRTESTSQESYDALMAFSKALGKHPVTCKDTPGFIVNRLLVPYMMEAIRLYERGHGSKEDIDVAMKLGAGYPMGPFELLDYVGLDTAKFIIDGWCAMEPDNPLFSPSPMLNKLVAEGKFGKKTGEGFYKYK; encoded by the exons ATGTCACTAAACGAACTAAAG GTGGCAGCTTCAACGGGTCATACAGTTGTGTTGGTGGATACAGCTGAGGACATCTTGAAGAAATCTGCTAAAGGAATTGAGGGCAGTCTGAAAAGAGTGGTCAAGAAGAAGTTTGCAGATAAGCCAGAG GCTGGGGAGGAGTTCATTCAGAAGGTTATGAAGAATGTGTCAACATCAACAGATGCAAACTCAACCGTCCAGAACACTGACCTGGTCATAGAGGCCATTGTGGAGAACCTGAAAATCAAGCAGGGTCTCTTTGGTGCTCTGGATAAAGCAGCCCCCCA acacacaatctTTGCTAGCAACACATCCTCTCTTCCCATCACGGATATTGCAAGCTCAACGGCAAGGCTGGATCGATTTGGAGGCCTTCACTTCTTCAACCCTGTGCCTATGATGAAACTTGTGGAG GTAATCAGAACTGAGTCAACAAGTCAGGAAAGCTATGATGCTCTGATGGCTTTCAGCAAAGCACTTGGCAAGCATCCTGTGACATGCAAA GACACCCCAGGATTCATTGTTAACCGCCTGCTAGTGCCCTACATGATGGAAGCTATCCGACTGTATGAGAGAG GTCACGGATCAAAAGAGGACATAGATGTTGCCATGAAACTGGGTGCTGGCTATCCTATGGGACCTTTTGAGTTGCTTGACTATGTGGGTCTGGACACTGCAAAGTTCATCATTGACG GTTGGTGTGCAATGGAACCAGACAACCCCCTCTTTTCCCCAAGCCCCATGTTAAACAAATTGGTGGCTGAGGGCAAGTTTGGCAAGAAGACTGGAGAGGGATTCTACAAGTATAAGTAA